Proteins co-encoded in one uncultured Draconibacterium sp. genomic window:
- a CDS encoding S1-like domain-containing RNA-binding protein has product MAEIGKFNTLEILRETDNGVYLDGGEHGEILMPRKYVEDEMKEQGIAEVFVYTDSEDRLVATTEKPLATVGEFARLNVKATAKFGAFLDWGLAKDLLVPFSEQRSKMQEGGSYWVYVYLDLLTNRVVASAKLHKFLDNTPPEYTNGQEVSLIILEETDLGYKAIVNLEHTGILYKNQVFRKLEIGSQTKGYIAKVRSDEKIDLILEEPGYEKVDTISEKILAELEASGGFMAVSDKSSPEMIKAMFGISKKNFKKAIGGLYKKRLITFASDGIKMLKR; this is encoded by the coding sequence ATGGCAGAAATAGGAAAATTTAATACCCTGGAAATTCTCCGGGAAACAGACAATGGTGTATACCTCGACGGAGGTGAACACGGCGAAATTTTAATGCCGCGAAAGTATGTCGAGGACGAAATGAAGGAGCAGGGAATTGCCGAGGTTTTTGTTTATACCGACTCGGAAGACCGCTTGGTGGCCACTACTGAAAAACCTTTGGCTACTGTGGGCGAGTTTGCACGTTTAAACGTAAAAGCCACAGCTAAATTTGGTGCATTTCTCGACTGGGGCCTGGCAAAAGATCTGTTGGTTCCGTTTAGCGAGCAGCGCAGTAAAATGCAGGAAGGAGGCAGCTATTGGGTATACGTTTATCTCGATCTGTTGACCAACCGGGTTGTGGCTTCGGCTAAGTTGCACAAGTTTTTGGACAATACACCGCCGGAATATACCAACGGGCAGGAAGTTAGCCTGATTATTTTGGAAGAAACAGATTTGGGTTATAAAGCCATCGTAAACCTGGAGCATACCGGAATACTTTATAAAAATCAGGTTTTTAGAAAACTCGAAATTGGTAGCCAAACAAAAGGTTACATTGCTAAAGTACGAAGTGATGAAAAGATCGATTTGATACTGGAAGAGCCGGGATATGAAAAGGTTGATACCATTTCGGAAAAGATTTTGGCAGAACTGGAAGCCAGTGGTGGTTTTATGGCTGTATCGGATAAGTCGTCGCCGGAAATGATTAAAGCCATGTTTGGTATTAGTAAGAAAAACTTTAAGAAAGCAATAGGCGGATTATATAAAAAACGACTGATTACTTTTGCTTCGGACGGTATTAAAATGTTAAAAAGATAA